A stretch of Chiloscyllium punctatum isolate Juve2018m chromosome 6, sChiPun1.3, whole genome shotgun sequence DNA encodes these proteins:
- the cops7a gene encoding COP9 signalosome complex subunit 7a isoform X1: MAGESKPTSNPLEQFILLSRNAKGPALTTLISQVLEAPGVFVFGELLETPNIQELANGSHAAYFQLLNLFAYGTYSDYLANKGSLPELTLAQKNKLKHLTIVSLAARMKCIPYSMLLKDLDIKNLRELEDLIIEAIYTDIIQGKLDQRNQLLEVDFCIGRDLQKQDISSIVKTLQEWCDCCQAVLLGIEQQVLRVNQYKEGHTKTQQQVETEVANIKKTLKATASTSTQDPDQHPMDRDTPQLVEQRPSTKKLSKSKSLSSSRH, translated from the exons ATGGCAGGAGAATCAAAACCTACAAGTAATCCTTTGGAACAATTCATTTTGTTGTCCAGGAATGCAAAAGGCCCAGCATTAACTACCCTTATTAGCCAAGTATTAGAGGCTCCAGGAGTTTTTGTTTTTGGTGAACTTTTGGAAACACCTAATATACAGGAG CTGGCTAATGGATCCCATGCTGCCTACTTCCAATTATTGAACCTGTTTGCATATGGAACATACTCTGACTATTTAG CAAATAAGGGAAGTCTACCCGAATTAACATTAGCTCAGAAGAACAAGCTGAAACATCTCACCATAGTAAGCTTGGCGGCAAGAATGAAG tgcattccatattcCATGCTCCTGAAAGACCTTGATATAAAAAACCTCAGAGAATTGGAAGACCTGATTATTGAAGCAATTTATACTGATATAATACAAGGCAAACTTGATCAGCGAAATCAGCTTCTTGAAGTTGACTTTTGCATTGGCCGAGATCTCCAAAAGCAAGACATCAGCAGCATTGTAAAAACTCTCCAGGAATG GTGTGATTGTTGTCAAGCGGTTCTGCTGGGCATTGAGCAGCAAGTGCTCCGTGTAAATCAGTATAAAGAAGGCCACACAAAAACACAACAGCAAGTAGAAACGGAA GTGGCGAACATAAAGAAGACATTGAAGGCAACAGCATCTACCTCAACCCAAGATCCTGATCAGCATCCGATGGATCGTGACACTCCACAGCTTGTTGAACAGCGTCCATCTACAAAAAAATTGTCAAAATCTAAAAGTTT
- the cops7a gene encoding COP9 signalosome complex subunit 7a isoform X2, translating into MEGLQQFSANKGSLPELTLAQKNKLKHLTIVSLAARMKCIPYSMLLKDLDIKNLRELEDLIIEAIYTDIIQGKLDQRNQLLEVDFCIGRDLQKQDISSIVKTLQEWCDCCQAVLLGIEQQVLRVNQYKEGHTKTQQQVETEVANIKKTLKATASTSTQDPDQHPMDRDTPQLVEQRPSTKKLSKSKSLSSSRH; encoded by the exons ATGGAAGGGTTGCAACAGTTTTCAG CAAATAAGGGAAGTCTACCCGAATTAACATTAGCTCAGAAGAACAAGCTGAAACATCTCACCATAGTAAGCTTGGCGGCAAGAATGAAG tgcattccatattcCATGCTCCTGAAAGACCTTGATATAAAAAACCTCAGAGAATTGGAAGACCTGATTATTGAAGCAATTTATACTGATATAATACAAGGCAAACTTGATCAGCGAAATCAGCTTCTTGAAGTTGACTTTTGCATTGGCCGAGATCTCCAAAAGCAAGACATCAGCAGCATTGTAAAAACTCTCCAGGAATG GTGTGATTGTTGTCAAGCGGTTCTGCTGGGCATTGAGCAGCAAGTGCTCCGTGTAAATCAGTATAAAGAAGGCCACACAAAAACACAACAGCAAGTAGAAACGGAA GTGGCGAACATAAAGAAGACATTGAAGGCAACAGCATCTACCTCAACCCAAGATCCTGATCAGCATCCGATGGATCGTGACACTCCACAGCTTGTTGAACAGCGTCCATCTACAAAAAAATTGTCAAAATCTAAAAGTTT